Proteins from a genomic interval of Ralstonia wenshanensis:
- the nrdR gene encoding transcriptional regulator NrdR produces the protein MKCPFCGHAATQVIDTRMSEEGDTVRRRRRCESCDRRFTTYERIELFFPAVVKKNGSRVDYDRNKVKDSMRLALRKRPVSAEAIDEAIARIEEKLLSHGEKEIGSDRVGELVMRELKRLDKIGYIRFASVYRSFEDLAEFRDVLDEVAATNVRK, from the coding sequence ATGAAATGCCCCTTTTGCGGCCACGCGGCCACCCAGGTGATTGATACCCGCATGTCGGAAGAAGGCGACACCGTGCGCCGCCGCCGCCGCTGCGAATCCTGCGACCGCCGCTTTACGACCTACGAACGCATCGAGCTGTTCTTCCCCGCCGTCGTCAAAAAGAACGGCAGCCGCGTCGATTACGACCGCAACAAGGTCAAGGACTCCATGCGCCTTGCGCTGCGCAAGCGCCCCGTTTCCGCCGAGGCCATCGACGAGGCCATCGCCCGCATCGAAGAAAAACTGCTCAGCCACGGCGAGAAGGAAATCGGCAGCGACCGCGTGGGCGAGCTTGTGATGCGCGAACTCAAGCGGCTGGACAAGATCGGGTACATCCGGTTTGCATCGGTGTACCGGAGTTTTGAGGATCTGGCTGAGTTTCGAGACGTGCTGGACGAGGTTGCGGCGACGAACGTGCGGAAATGA
- a CDS encoding pilus assembly protein: MTFLRGLVASALLLPALLVSAAQTDLADQPLFSSVSVPGNLLLSLSVEYPTANSIAYVSSYSAGVKYLGYFDPLKCYTYQYDANVDANNYFVPATAANSSYQCASGNNYWSGAFLNWAAMQTIDPFRWALTGGYRVTDTASLTVLEKAWASGQGGSGETPNRTISGSTTVAAITPFSWNSIGVRIYGAGNKLYFTNKGNLDSDTVNTYSSDPSPNASKVWSVYVRVKVCDPSRPEANCTKYGSNYKPEGLMQQYSQRIRFGAFGYLNDSSIKRDGGVLRARMKFIGPTQPVPGKNPTTNTLAEWSATDGTMVSNPDTSDATATGVTNSGVMNYLNKFGSTSQNYKTYDPVGELYYAGIRYYKNLGNVASYSSNATTAQIDGFPVIQTWDDPIQYSCQKNYILGIGDINTHADANLPGSTIRSSNEPALPSEVSSDTTVNVDSATNLVGQMEGISNLNKISPPCCNGNTYLMAGLAYDSHVRDIRPNDFKDSLGNKSKIQTISTYWLDVQEYQTYRYQNQFWLAAKYGGFSVPSNYKTSNTRALAQSLWNASGNTDPNGKPMPDNYYLAGQADLMVNGLNSAFQNISNDIQAATTALAVSSANVSLTGNIGYSASYNSSTWTGDVVGSSLSFDAKTGLPTQTKAWSAQAQLAGQSSSSRLIATSNTTGAAQGVPFQFAKLTTTNQSALSNAAVKNWNNQDFLNYLRGDQSNEGTNGKAVYRQRAFLLGDIVGSKVDAVGPPVAVLSSATNPGYASFKSTYASRNPVVYVGANDGMMHAFDGTVGRTTSGNELFAYVPSFLYQGPCASGTCTPAVNGLASLGLSGTNFVHHAMVDATPQAFDIDLSRAGGAKPSSSSTSDWHTMLIGGLGKGGKGYYALDITDPTTITTETALAGKVMWEFGGPANAQQGTLGFTYGDPIVVKTKKYGWIVAVPSGYNNADGMGWLFILNPKTGALLESISTGVGSASSPAGLAYASAYVADYTDNTADSIYAGDLLGNVWRFDLTATSGAYPAPTQIAKLTDPSGNAQPVTTPPLIEIQPNSLKRYVMVGTGRLLGSTDIASSQTQSFYVIYDGVVQRFNSSTDLPSGVTFPIQRKDLNADPNLLKGIGSAPTSVMGYYVDLGQSSNGVAERVNVAPVSNFGTVSFAANLPNGDACNPSGTNRVFSLDIGTGISRVVNSLGVLQPYYTGGGLVVDLSYLNVNGSVRLEAGTDNSAINSVPLVPTVVQAIRQINWREVPTAD, from the coding sequence TGGTTGCAAGCGCCTTGTTGCTGCCTGCGCTTCTGGTGTCAGCGGCACAAACCGACCTGGCCGACCAGCCGCTCTTCAGCTCAGTGTCGGTGCCGGGCAATCTGCTGCTCTCGCTGTCGGTTGAGTATCCGACCGCCAATAGCATTGCGTACGTCAGCAGCTATTCGGCGGGGGTCAAGTACCTGGGCTACTTCGATCCGCTCAAGTGCTATACGTATCAGTACGACGCCAACGTTGACGCCAACAACTATTTCGTTCCGGCAACGGCTGCAAACAGCAGCTATCAGTGTGCCAGTGGCAACAACTACTGGAGCGGCGCATTCCTGAACTGGGCGGCGATGCAGACCATCGATCCATTTCGATGGGCGCTGACGGGCGGCTACCGCGTCACCGATACGGCATCTTTGACCGTGCTTGAGAAGGCCTGGGCCTCTGGGCAGGGCGGCTCGGGTGAAACCCCAAACCGCACCATCAGCGGCAGCACAACCGTGGCTGCAATTACGCCGTTCAGTTGGAACAGTATCGGCGTGCGCATCTACGGTGCCGGGAACAAACTGTATTTCACCAATAAGGGTAACTTGGATTCGGATACCGTCAATACCTACAGTTCTGACCCGTCGCCCAATGCATCCAAGGTGTGGTCGGTCTATGTGCGTGTGAAGGTGTGCGACCCATCGCGGCCCGAGGCGAACTGCACGAAGTACGGCAGCAACTACAAGCCGGAAGGCCTGATGCAGCAGTACTCGCAGCGCATCCGCTTTGGCGCGTTCGGTTACCTCAACGATTCGAGCATCAAGCGCGATGGCGGGGTGCTGCGTGCCAGGATGAAGTTCATTGGCCCCACGCAGCCGGTTCCAGGCAAGAACCCCACGACCAATACGCTGGCGGAATGGAGCGCTACGGACGGGACGATGGTTAGCAACCCCGACACTTCCGACGCCACGGCAACCGGGGTGACGAACAGCGGGGTCATGAACTACCTCAACAAGTTCGGCTCGACCTCGCAAAACTATAAGACGTATGACCCCGTTGGCGAGCTGTACTACGCGGGCATCCGTTACTACAAGAACCTCGGCAACGTGGCTAGCTATTCGTCCAACGCCACGACCGCCCAGATAGACGGCTTCCCCGTCATCCAGACATGGGATGACCCCATCCAGTATTCCTGCCAGAAGAACTACATCCTGGGCATCGGTGACATCAATACCCATGCGGATGCCAATTTGCCAGGCAGTACGATCAGAAGTAGCAATGAACCGGCGCTGCCCTCGGAGGTTTCGAGCGATACCACGGTCAATGTGGATTCCGCGACCAACCTCGTGGGGCAAATGGAAGGCATCAGCAATCTCAACAAGATTTCGCCGCCGTGCTGTAACGGCAATACCTACCTGATGGCCGGGCTTGCCTACGATTCGCACGTGCGGGATATTCGCCCGAACGACTTTAAGGACAGCCTGGGTAACAAGTCCAAGATCCAGACCATCTCTACCTATTGGCTGGATGTGCAGGAGTACCAAACATACCGCTACCAGAACCAATTCTGGCTGGCGGCAAAGTACGGCGGCTTCAGCGTCCCGAGCAACTACAAGACGAGCAACACTAGGGCGCTGGCGCAGTCGCTATGGAACGCGAGTGGCAACACGGACCCCAACGGCAAGCCAATGCCGGACAACTACTATCTAGCGGGTCAGGCAGACCTGATGGTGAATGGCCTGAATTCTGCCTTCCAGAACATCTCCAACGACATTCAAGCGGCCACGACGGCGCTGGCAGTCTCTTCCGCCAATGTGAGTCTGACCGGCAACATTGGGTATTCAGCTTCCTACAATTCTTCAACCTGGACCGGGGACGTCGTCGGCAGTTCGCTTAGTTTTGATGCCAAGACTGGGCTGCCCACGCAGACGAAGGCATGGTCTGCACAAGCCCAACTCGCTGGCCAATCAAGCTCATCACGCCTGATCGCCACGAGCAATACAACCGGGGCTGCGCAAGGTGTGCCATTCCAATTCGCGAAGCTGACGACGACCAACCAGAGCGCACTCAGCAATGCGGCCGTGAAGAATTGGAACAACCAGGACTTCCTGAATTACCTGCGCGGAGACCAGAGCAACGAAGGCACGAACGGCAAGGCGGTCTATCGCCAGCGTGCCTTTTTGTTGGGGGATATCGTGGGCTCGAAAGTCGACGCGGTGGGTCCTCCTGTCGCTGTCTTGTCGAGTGCAACCAACCCGGGTTATGCATCATTCAAGAGCACCTATGCCAGTCGCAATCCGGTGGTCTACGTCGGCGCAAACGACGGCATGATGCACGCATTCGACGGCACCGTCGGCCGTACAACAAGTGGCAACGAACTGTTTGCCTACGTGCCGAGCTTCCTATACCAAGGACCGTGCGCATCAGGCACTTGCACGCCGGCTGTCAATGGTCTGGCATCGCTGGGCTTGTCTGGCACGAACTTCGTTCACCATGCCATGGTGGATGCCACGCCGCAGGCGTTTGATATCGACCTGTCGCGCGCGGGTGGTGCCAAGCCGTCTTCGTCGAGCACCTCGGACTGGCACACGATGCTGATCGGCGGTCTGGGTAAGGGTGGCAAGGGCTACTACGCGCTCGACATTACAGACCCCACGACGATCACCACCGAGACCGCACTCGCCGGCAAAGTGATGTGGGAGTTCGGTGGTCCCGCCAACGCGCAGCAGGGTACCTTGGGCTTCACCTATGGCGACCCGATCGTCGTGAAGACCAAGAAGTACGGCTGGATCGTTGCCGTGCCGTCGGGCTACAACAACGCCGATGGCATGGGCTGGCTCTTCATCCTCAACCCGAAGACGGGCGCCTTGCTGGAGTCGATTTCGACGGGTGTCGGCTCTGCAAGCAGCCCTGCGGGCCTTGCGTATGCTTCCGCGTACGTGGCCGACTACACCGACAACACGGCCGACTCCATCTATGCGGGCGATCTGCTGGGCAACGTCTGGCGTTTCGACCTCACGGCAACAAGCGGCGCCTATCCGGCACCCACCCAGATTGCGAAGCTCACCGACCCGAGCGGCAATGCGCAGCCTGTCACGACGCCGCCGCTGATCGAGATCCAGCCGAACTCGCTTAAGCGCTACGTCATGGTGGGTACCGGCCGGCTACTCGGCAGTACCGATATCGCCAGCAGCCAGACGCAGAGCTTCTACGTGATCTATGACGGCGTGGTCCAGCGTTTCAACAGCAGCACCGATCTTCCGAGCGGCGTCACGTTTCCGATTCAACGCAAGGATCTCAATGCGGACCCCAACCTGTTGAAGGGGATTGGTAGCGCTCCGACATCGGTCATGGGCTATTACGTCGACCTCGGCCAGTCGTCCAATGGCGTGGCGGAACGCGTTAATGTGGCGCCGGTCTCCAACTTCGGCACGGTGTCGTTTGCCGCCAATTTGCCAAACGGCGACGCGTGTAATCCATCCGGTACCAATCGCGTGTTCTCGCTGGACATCGGCACTGGCATCAGCCGCGTGGTCAATAGCCTCGGCGTGCTGCAGCCGTACTACACCGGTGGTGGGCTGGTGGTCGATCTGTCCTACCTCAACGTCAATGGTTCGGTCCGGCTGGAGGCCGGTACAGACAATAGCGCGATCAATTCTGTGCCATTGGTTCCTACGGTGGTGCAGGCTATTCGTCAGATCAACTGGCGTGAAGTGCCTACGGCCGACTAA